The following proteins are encoded in a genomic region of Dyadobacter sp. UC 10:
- a CDS encoding methyltransferase domain-containing protein: protein MLVDFEKSILDRSSIVKTAGESLIPRSGNKYDAIKKIFLGRGKKTESNTRLFLQSLKESNQPNPTILIIGGGAKGNGTSLLYESADNNFLTFDIYASSNTDFVADGHNLPISNSSIDAVWIQAVLEHVLYPQQVVSEIYRVLKDGGIVYAETPFLQHVHEGAYDFTRFTESGHRLLFRQFKLIDSGFLNGIGTVLLWNLRYFFWGLLRNKKAAIAITLLFGWLRFFDHLVPKNFNVDAASGVYFLGKKDPNFKFSDRDIIKHYQGYQN, encoded by the coding sequence GTGCTGGTTGATTTTGAGAAATCGATTCTTGACAGAAGCAGTATCGTCAAAACAGCGGGAGAAAGCCTGATTCCTCGTTCTGGAAATAAGTATGACGCGATAAAGAAAATATTCCTCGGGCGAGGAAAAAAAACTGAGTCCAATACCAGACTGTTTCTCCAAAGCCTGAAAGAATCCAACCAGCCGAATCCGACTATCCTGATTATAGGAGGTGGAGCAAAAGGGAATGGTACCTCGCTCTTATACGAGTCCGCCGATAATAACTTTCTTACTTTTGATATTTACGCCTCATCCAACACCGACTTTGTCGCTGACGGCCATAATTTACCAATTTCCAACTCTTCGATTGATGCAGTGTGGATACAGGCTGTCTTGGAGCATGTGCTTTACCCTCAGCAGGTTGTGTCCGAAATATACCGTGTCCTAAAAGATGGCGGAATAGTTTATGCAGAGACGCCGTTTTTACAGCACGTTCACGAAGGCGCCTACGATTTTACACGATTTACAGAAAGCGGCCACAGGCTTCTTTTTCGCCAATTCAAATTGATTGATTCAGGCTTTTTAAATGGTATAGGTACAGTACTGTTGTGGAATTTGCGATACTTTTTCTGGGGTTTGTTAAGAAATAAGAAAGCTGCCATAGCCATTACCTTGTTGTTTGGATGGCTTCGTTTTTTTGACCACCTCGTTCCAAAAAATTTCAATGTTGATGCTGCAAGCGGGGTATACTTTCTCGGTAAAAAAGATCCCAACTTCAAATTCTCAGATCGCGATATCATCAAGCACTATCAGGGCTACCAGAATTAG
- a CDS encoding glycosyltransferase — protein MRLLVVTNDLSQGGAEKLLVSSLTILKQKQLHVELLLLNAKDSVPDYLVTLRNAGIVIHDLRMASFYSPISIRRIQSFLKLNRFDIVHVHLFPSLYWAAIARLFVNVKPLLVYTEHSTQNKRRSKIYFRPVERLVYKLYSAIIAITENVKQNLDDWTGQGKKITTIQNGVALESIRSANATDRALLCSELGIPSDSKLLLMAASFRYPKDQGTIIKACQLLGNKYHILLAGEGDLLESVRALAVSCNVSEQVHFLGFRTDIAILMKSVDINILSSSYEGMSGVTLESLAAGVPFLGSDVPGIHDIVPNELFLFNPGSEKELSEKILMIFEDAELQKKMVSQATSYVKNFDMELMADKYIALYNTLLAKKHKRIIDNQSV, from the coding sequence ATGAGATTATTAGTTGTTACAAATGACTTATCCCAGGGTGGCGCAGAGAAGCTTTTAGTATCTTCCCTTACTATTCTAAAACAAAAACAACTCCACGTCGAGCTCTTGCTGTTAAATGCAAAAGACTCAGTACCTGATTACCTGGTAACTTTGCGTAACGCGGGCATTGTGATCCATGATCTTCGAATGGCTAGTTTCTACAGTCCTATTTCTATTCGAAGAATACAAAGCTTTTTGAAATTGAATCGCTTTGATATCGTACATGTGCACCTATTCCCCTCACTTTATTGGGCTGCTATTGCACGATTGTTCGTAAACGTTAAGCCTTTACTGGTTTACACCGAGCACAGCACGCAAAACAAAAGACGGTCAAAAATATACTTCAGACCGGTTGAAAGGCTGGTATACAAATTATATTCGGCAATAATAGCCATTACCGAAAATGTAAAACAGAATCTGGATGACTGGACTGGGCAAGGTAAAAAGATAACGACGATTCAAAATGGGGTAGCTTTGGAATCCATAAGAAGTGCCAATGCAACAGACAGAGCGCTCCTATGCTCAGAGCTTGGTATCCCTAGCGATTCGAAATTGCTTCTTATGGCCGCAAGTTTCAGGTATCCCAAAGACCAGGGGACAATTATCAAGGCCTGCCAGCTTTTAGGAAACAAATATCATATTCTTTTAGCCGGCGAAGGAGATCTGCTAGAGAGTGTAAGAGCATTGGCTGTGAGTTGCAATGTATCAGAGCAAGTTCATTTTCTTGGTTTTAGGACGGACATTGCTATATTGATGAAATCAGTTGACATTAATATCCTTTCATCGAGTTACGAAGGAATGTCGGGAGTTACGTTGGAATCCCTGGCTGCGGGAGTACCATTTCTCGGGTCCGATGTACCAGGTATTCACGATATCGTTCCAAATGAGCTATTTTTGTTCAATCCTGGCAGTGAAAAGGAGCTTTCTGAAAAAATATTAATGATATTTGAAGACGCAGAACTTCAAAAAAAAATGGTAAGTCAAGCGACCAGTTATGTCAAAAATTTTGACATGGAACTGATGGCTGACAAGTATATCGCATTATACAACACACTGTTGGCGAAAAAGCATAAACGAATAATTGACAATCAATCAGTATAA
- a CDS encoding glycosyl hydrolase family 28-related protein, with the protein MRSPVFLIIIFFLQSCNFNANAQRRVLAFDSTKHSLKVKKSVILLNIQKDFGATPNDKTNDHAAFQAAADFINKRKGHCKLLIPKGTYIVGKQDLLKNNAYLYRGSDVLQILNCNNVKIAGEPGTILKYDVGFRFGSFNPADGLSTNITMDCTPKTKTSADRRADLGRCIVLVNSANIQIDNVVLDGNFYAETLNNMNSFKLKCIESKNSAFMADKINIGGGYGDCNIQLAHYGIFVLKSGNVTISNSTTKRFGTDGIQIANSHELPAEKNIKIVNCVVDFNARTGIALTGGDKIDVINTSITNTGGCVYASTGTGVDIEAQRDDKKQEKLVTNVNFNNCKFKNNSSGEILAKFGLGSSDVTFENCNIHSSTRAVNVGRKNVGYRFINNKIGGNKVILLDDQKVDASDRNHTIDASKIKTSRSSEASRSSRTSAESVIFRGNVIVN; encoded by the coding sequence ATGAGAAGCCCGGTATTTTTGATAATTATTTTTTTTCTGCAATCGTGCAATTTCAATGCCAACGCCCAACGCCGTGTATTGGCATTTGATTCCACCAAGCATTCGCTGAAAGTCAAAAAATCGGTGATTTTGCTAAACATTCAAAAAGACTTTGGTGCAACGCCAAATGATAAGACGAATGACCACGCTGCTTTCCAGGCAGCCGCCGATTTCATTAATAAGCGCAAAGGTCATTGTAAGTTATTGATTCCCAAAGGAACGTATATCGTAGGGAAACAGGATCTTCTCAAAAACAATGCTTATCTCTATCGTGGATCTGACGTATTACAAATTCTGAACTGCAATAATGTCAAAATCGCCGGTGAGCCTGGAACCATTCTTAAATATGATGTAGGCTTTCGGTTTGGCTCATTTAATCCAGCAGATGGCCTGAGCACCAATATTACAATGGACTGTACCCCAAAGACGAAGACATCGGCTGACAGAAGAGCGGACCTGGGAAGGTGTATCGTTCTGGTAAACAGCGCTAACATACAGATTGACAACGTCGTACTGGATGGAAACTTTTACGCGGAGACACTGAACAACATGAATAGTTTTAAGCTCAAGTGCATTGAATCTAAAAACAGTGCGTTTATGGCTGACAAAATTAATATAGGAGGAGGATACGGAGATTGCAACATACAGCTGGCCCACTACGGAATTTTCGTATTAAAGTCAGGAAATGTTACCATTAGTAATTCTACGACCAAACGCTTCGGCACTGATGGGATTCAGATTGCCAATTCCCATGAGTTGCCTGCTGAGAAAAACATAAAAATTGTAAATTGCGTAGTCGACTTCAATGCGAGGACGGGAATTGCGCTAACAGGAGGCGATAAGATTGATGTTATCAACACCTCAATAACTAATACCGGTGGGTGTGTGTATGCATCGACCGGAACCGGAGTTGACATTGAGGCACAGAGGGACGATAAGAAACAAGAAAAGCTCGTGACTAATGTGAATTTTAATAATTGCAAATTTAAAAACAATAGCTCTGGTGAAATACTGGCTAAATTTGGGCTTGGCTCGTCGGACGTTACGTTTGAGAATTGCAACATTCACAGTTCCACCAGGGCGGTTAATGTCGGGAGAAAAAACGTGGGTTACAGATTCATTAACAACAAAATTGGAGGGAACAAGGTTATTTTGCTGGATGATCAAAAGGTCGACGCCTCAGACAGAAACCACACCATTGATGCAAGCAAGATTAAAACTTCCAGAAGTTCCGAAGCTTCCAGAAGTTCCAGGACTTCTGCTGAATCGGTCATTTTTCGGGGCAACGTAATCGTCAACTAG
- a CDS encoding serine O-acetyltransferase has product MHNLIKADLFRYEGKVTSKIFLRRLFLTPGFAYTFCLRKAALSKNKSPFYIFWKVMLRHLSHKYGFQIPVTTSIGKGLYIGHFGTIVINEGTIIGCNCNLAHTITIGQTNRGPRAGTPVIGDSVWIGTGSVIVGSITIGNNVLIAPNSYVNQDIPENSIVVGNPVKIISSPAATDGYIINKT; this is encoded by the coding sequence ATGCATAATTTAATAAAGGCCGATCTGTTTCGTTATGAGGGGAAAGTAACCTCCAAGATTTTTTTACGAAGGCTATTTCTTACGCCCGGATTTGCTTATACATTCTGCCTTAGAAAAGCCGCCTTATCAAAAAATAAATCTCCGTTCTATATTTTCTGGAAAGTAATGTTGAGGCATTTGTCCCATAAGTATGGTTTTCAGATACCGGTCACTACCTCGATAGGTAAAGGGCTTTACATTGGTCATTTTGGCACGATTGTTATAAATGAAGGAACTATTATAGGATGTAATTGCAATCTGGCGCACACTATAACAATAGGACAAACAAACAGGGGGCCTCGTGCCGGAACCCCTGTAATCGGTGATTCAGTATGGATTGGTACCGGTTCCGTGATAGTCGGATCGATAACTATCGGCAATAATGTTCTTATAGCCCCTAACTCTTATGTTAACCAGGATATTCCGGAAAACAGTATCGTGGTTGGCAATCCCGTAAAAATCATCAGTAGCCCTGCCGCTACGGATGGTTATATCATTAACAAAACTTAA
- a CDS encoding glycosyltransferase yields MKIIHIIPSLNKGGAERFVVDLCNELAMIESVEVILISLKDNLIGKSFISEINSRVRYISLAKKGGFELKVLLNLTRILKKEKPDVVNTHINAIEYININLLQNSPPSKVFHTIHSKAQQECPYEVLRRMRKVYFKNEKVTPITISQDGKSTYQQYYGLNNDHLIPNGRPYLKTTSELAELQKLYPPNPAEYLLVNVGRVVDVKNQAMLVKSVQMFNEMHAEKKCRLLIVGDLRDQQVVSDLKRTVNGDPFIHLTGDKNNIADYLAIADAYCLSSHYEGMPISLIEAFSMGCIPICTSVGGIPEMITDGVNGFLSKSTTAQGFLDAINNYHTSDKRPEIRENGQKTFVDKYHIGITAQRYYDLYHAS; encoded by the coding sequence ATGAAGATAATACACATCATTCCATCTCTTAACAAAGGTGGTGCTGAAAGATTTGTTGTGGATTTGTGCAATGAGCTGGCAATGATCGAATCAGTTGAGGTAATCTTGATATCGCTGAAAGATAATTTGATTGGAAAAAGTTTTATTTCCGAAATTAATAGTCGGGTAAGATATATTTCGCTTGCTAAAAAAGGTGGTTTTGAATTAAAAGTGCTTTTAAACTTGACTAGAATTCTTAAGAAAGAAAAGCCGGATGTTGTTAACACGCACATCAATGCAATTGAGTATATCAACATTAATCTGCTACAAAACTCGCCCCCAAGCAAAGTATTTCATACTATTCACAGTAAAGCGCAGCAAGAATGTCCCTACGAAGTACTGAGAAGAATGCGGAAGGTGTATTTCAAAAATGAGAAAGTAACGCCAATAACAATTTCTCAGGATGGGAAATCAACATATCAGCAGTATTACGGTTTAAATAATGACCATCTCATCCCAAACGGCCGCCCTTATCTCAAAACTACAAGTGAATTAGCCGAATTACAGAAACTGTATCCACCAAACCCTGCTGAATATTTACTTGTAAATGTCGGGCGCGTTGTAGACGTCAAAAATCAGGCGATGTTGGTCAAATCAGTGCAGATGTTCAATGAAATGCATGCTGAGAAAAAATGCAGACTACTTATTGTAGGCGACTTGCGTGATCAGCAGGTGGTAAGTGATTTGAAACGAACGGTAAATGGCGATCCTTTCATCCACTTGACCGGCGACAAAAATAATATTGCCGATTATCTAGCCATTGCCGATGCCTACTGCTTATCCAGTCATTATGAAGGAATGCCAATATCACTGATAGAAGCGTTTTCTATGGGTTGTATCCCGATATGTACATCGGTGGGAGGTATTCCTGAAATGATTACAGATGGAGTAAACGGCTTTCTAAGTAAATCTACAACTGCACAGGGTTTCCTGGACGCCATCAACAATTACCATACCTCCGACAAAAGACCCGAGATCAGAGAAAATGGTCAAAAAACATTTGTCGATAAATATCATATCGGCATTACTGCGCAACGATATTATGATCTATATCATGCAAGTTAG
- a CDS encoding lipopolysaccharide biosynthesis protein, with protein sequence MLSYLTNNSYLKTRYRNIRKHPLVKNSLLYVLTDAINKAVPFLILPVLTHYLIPSDYGIVANYNVYINFLIIFIGINVQSILSVNFYKIEKSKLSEYIFNIVIVVTTMLLACGIVVLLFSEQLEKYLSVGLSYLLAGLLIAVSQVISSLNLTLWRLEERPIYFGSYQISQTILDTGISLILIIGLNMSWAGRIAGIGLSSVLCAFFSFILLAKRGYLTFSFNKQYIKEAFKFGLPLIPHSLSIWARAGADRLIVSTFAGVSASGLYAAGFQFGLVISFLTLAFSNAYAPFLYKTLAIEDKHLLATKKKQLVKFTYLYIAGLMLLTLMAVFGSNFVIDNFLSSKYSGTKIFIGWALFAQAFQGVYLMFAGFIFFAKKSASLAWVTFLCSSLQVALSYFLVKKIGPVGAAYSNFAISVLNCFFVMLLSSKVYQMPWLEFNTLSPKHSLGR encoded by the coding sequence ATGTTGAGTTACCTAACTAACAACTCCTATCTAAAAACGAGATATCGCAATATTAGGAAACATCCTCTTGTCAAGAATAGTCTTCTTTATGTATTAACTGATGCAATTAATAAGGCTGTTCCTTTTCTGATTCTTCCAGTTTTAACGCATTATCTCATACCATCAGATTATGGCATCGTAGCTAACTATAACGTCTATATCAATTTTCTAATCATTTTTATAGGAATCAATGTTCAAAGCATTTTGTCCGTTAATTTTTATAAAATTGAAAAGTCGAAGTTATCTGAATACATTTTTAATATTGTAATTGTTGTTACAACGATGCTGCTTGCTTGTGGCATTGTTGTTCTTTTATTTAGCGAACAATTAGAAAAGTATTTGTCCGTTGGATTAAGCTATCTGCTGGCAGGCTTGCTAATTGCCGTCTCTCAGGTAATATCCTCTTTAAATCTTACGCTATGGCGTCTTGAAGAGCGTCCTATCTATTTTGGCAGTTATCAAATATCCCAGACAATTCTTGATACAGGGATATCACTTATTTTAATCATTGGCCTAAATATGAGTTGGGCGGGTAGAATTGCCGGGATCGGACTAAGCTCAGTATTATGTGCATTTTTCAGTTTCATCCTTCTAGCGAAGCGTGGTTATCTCACCTTTTCCTTCAATAAACAATACATAAAAGAAGCATTTAAGTTTGGCCTGCCACTTATTCCGCATAGCCTTAGTATTTGGGCTCGCGCAGGTGCAGATCGCCTTATTGTTTCAACATTTGCAGGTGTTTCTGCAAGTGGCTTATATGCCGCAGGCTTTCAATTCGGCCTGGTGATCTCCTTTTTGACTCTGGCTTTCAGCAATGCATATGCTCCCTTTCTGTATAAAACCCTTGCTATCGAGGATAAGCATCTTTTGGCAACAAAAAAAAAACAACTTGTAAAATTTACGTATCTATATATAGCAGGGTTGATGTTGCTCACTTTGATGGCTGTCTTTGGGTCGAACTTTGTGATTGATAATTTCCTATCCTCCAAATATTCCGGCACAAAGATATTTATAGGCTGGGCCTTATTTGCACAAGCATTTCAAGGTGTATATCTAATGTTCGCAGGTTTCATATTTTTTGCAAAAAAATCGGCATCGCTTGCCTGGGTAACATTTCTCTGCTCATCACTTCAGGTAGCTCTATCATATTTTCTTGTCAAGAAGATCGGGCCTGTCGGAGCCGCATATTCAAATTTCGCTATTAGTGTTTTGAATTGTTTCTTTGTAATGCTTCTTAGTTCGAAAGTCTATCAAATGCCGTGGCTTGAATTCAACACACTGTCTCCCAAACATTCTCTGGGGCGTTAA
- a CDS encoding phytanoyl-CoA dioxygenase family protein, with protein MQHDKQLVSNFKDRGWSLIKNVFSTAEVAKFREIANQLKNEQYSADLLGHPLTRTILFDDRILSTVKQFLGTDDLVYFGDSSCTISKQPGSAHFHKDNPDKLNGNGPDWQEEYPVIRLGIYLQNHDRYSGALAIRDRSHKTNDLKAGSPFYVDNQVGDLSAWYLTTTHAGYSKRLKIAPNFFLNTSLYRFIPDSMFVPEEQYRIAYFMTFGKQGPLLDRYLRYLKTREYMVQAWKKSKYDQSCFDFAEAKGIQLIDMYSQVKDVDETTLNKGHVELPN; from the coding sequence ATGCAACACGACAAACAATTAGTAAGTAATTTCAAAGACCGCGGATGGTCGCTAATCAAAAATGTCTTTTCAACCGCAGAAGTTGCCAAGTTCAGAGAAATCGCGAATCAGCTCAAAAATGAGCAATACAGCGCTGATCTGCTAGGACACCCTCTTACAAGAACTATTCTTTTTGATGACCGGATACTCAGCACAGTAAAACAATTTCTGGGTACTGATGACCTGGTATATTTTGGTGATTCAAGCTGTACAATTTCCAAACAGCCCGGTAGCGCCCATTTTCATAAGGACAATCCCGATAAACTGAACGGTAACGGACCGGATTGGCAGGAAGAATATCCAGTCATTCGCCTGGGCATATACTTGCAAAATCATGACAGGTACTCAGGAGCGCTGGCGATCAGGGATCGATCTCATAAAACCAATGATCTAAAAGCAGGTTCTCCGTTTTATGTCGACAATCAGGTAGGAGATCTGAGTGCGTGGTATTTGACCACGACCCACGCCGGATATTCCAAAAGACTGAAAATCGCTCCCAATTTCTTCCTTAACACGTCTTTATACCGGTTTATTCCTGACTCTATGTTTGTTCCGGAAGAACAGTATAGGATAGCATATTTTATGACTTTTGGCAAACAGGGGCCACTGCTTGACAGATATTTAAGATATCTGAAAACAAGAGAATATATGGTTCAAGCCTGGAAAAAGTCAAAATATGATCAATCCTGTTTCGACTTTGCCGAAGCAAAAGGCATTCAATTAATCGACATGTATTCACAAGTGAAGGATGTCGATGAAACTACTCTAAATAAAGGTCATGTTGAGTTACCTAACTAA
- a CDS encoding acyltransferase, whose amino-acid sequence MISSIAARIFTFLEHSKWKYTYSNYRKKYNLPPSFLFGAHGTLIYGEGTFLAGECSYVNQAWIQIAKNACVRVGRNCRIAHNVRIYTESMDPDSDLDVDPWGDAEKKKKLGDVVIEDGVWIGANVFINPGVTIGNNSVIGANSVVTKDVAPNSIMGGVPARLIRLKRIEIIR is encoded by the coding sequence ATGATATCCAGTATAGCAGCACGCATATTCACATTCCTGGAACACAGCAAGTGGAAGTATACTTATTCCAATTATAGAAAGAAATACAACCTTCCGCCCTCATTTCTTTTTGGAGCTCATGGCACCTTAATTTATGGAGAGGGAACATTTTTAGCAGGGGAATGCTCCTACGTAAACCAGGCCTGGATACAGATTGCTAAAAACGCGTGTGTCAGAGTGGGTAGAAATTGTCGCATTGCACACAATGTCAGGATCTACACTGAAAGCATGGATCCTGACAGTGACCTCGATGTAGATCCCTGGGGAGACGCAGAAAAAAAGAAAAAATTGGGCGACGTAGTTATCGAAGACGGGGTCTGGATTGGCGCAAATGTTTTCATTAATCCAGGAGTGACGATAGGAAACAATTCTGTGATAGGAGCTAACAGCGTTGTAACAAAGGATGTAGCGCCAAATTCGATTATGGGTGGTGTTCCAGCCAGGCTCATCAGATTAAAACGCATTGAAATAATTCGCTAA
- the pseI gene encoding pseudaminic acid synthase encodes MMKIGKFEINKDSPVFIIAELSANHNGSLETAIATIRAAKRAGADCIKLQTYTADTITIDSRLDDFRIGGTIWDGQYLHDLYQEAYTPWEWHAELFRVAEEEGLICFSSPFDPTAVEFLENLNVPAYKIASFEITDIPLIELVASKGKPVIISTGIATEEDIRLALDACARQKNNQIALLKCTSSYPAPIGEANMVMIKDFTERFDVIAGLSDHTIGSTVPVVATVFGAKIIEKHFILDRSVGGPDASFSMNESEFAEMVKSVREAEKSIGIVDYSLTDKQLKGKDFSRSLYVVEDINAGDVISTSNVRSIRPGFGLHPMYYDQILGKVASQDLKKGSRMSLDKIN; translated from the coding sequence ATGATGAAAATAGGAAAATTTGAAATAAATAAGGACAGTCCTGTATTTATAATTGCAGAACTCTCAGCAAATCATAACGGCAGCCTTGAAACAGCAATCGCTACGATCAGAGCTGCGAAACGTGCCGGCGCTGATTGCATAAAGCTTCAGACTTACACGGCGGATACTATTACGATAGATTCGCGCCTGGATGATTTTCGCATTGGTGGAACAATATGGGACGGACAGTATCTTCATGATCTATATCAGGAGGCTTACACGCCTTGGGAATGGCACGCGGAACTATTTCGTGTGGCGGAAGAAGAAGGGCTGATTTGTTTTTCTTCTCCTTTCGACCCAACTGCTGTTGAATTTCTTGAAAATTTGAATGTTCCGGCTTACAAAATCGCATCGTTCGAAATCACTGATATACCGTTGATCGAATTGGTGGCTTCCAAGGGTAAGCCTGTGATTATTTCTACAGGAATAGCCACAGAAGAAGATATCCGCCTTGCCCTGGATGCTTGTGCCAGACAAAAAAATAATCAGATTGCATTGCTTAAATGCACTTCGAGCTATCCTGCGCCTATTGGTGAGGCCAATATGGTCATGATCAAAGATTTTACCGAGCGATTTGATGTAATTGCGGGTCTTTCAGATCATACCATAGGAAGTACTGTTCCAGTAGTTGCGACCGTTTTCGGCGCTAAAATCATTGAAAAGCATTTTATTCTGGACCGTTCGGTAGGTGGACCTGATGCATCCTTTTCAATGAATGAATCCGAATTTGCAGAAATGGTCAAATCGGTGAGAGAGGCCGAAAAATCCATTGGCATTGTAGATTATAGCTTGACCGATAAGCAACTGAAAGGAAAGGATTTCTCACGCTCTTTATATGTTGTGGAAGATATTAATGCGGGCGACGTGATCTCAACCAGTAACGTTCGCTCCATTCGGCCAGGCTTCGGATTGCATCCTATGTATTACGACCAAATTCTTGGAAAGGTCGCCTCGCAGGACCTTAAAAAAGGAAGTAGGATGTCGCTTGATAAGATAAATTAA